One window from the genome of Myxocyprinus asiaticus isolate MX2 ecotype Aquarium Trade chromosome 30, UBuf_Myxa_2, whole genome shotgun sequence encodes:
- the LOC127421638 gene encoding SAFB-like transcription modulator — MDALQDWALAYPAPARLVWVIVLVLATVLVWSLFFCCWGSQSSTSSLERYLSALEKHSKAKHQSQRKKKPKDKCVSAALLNEGIVGVIKLATPLSQEKQRKKEKERQGKKTEEEDVKKEEGKDEKNEEGKKEKSSTTVRKRRNKSHLKVTIAPGTMTAASAEQVRSEGLKVE, encoded by the exons ATGGATGCATTGCAGGACTGGGCCCTGGCGTACCCGGCCCCAGCCCGGCTGGTCTGGGTGATTGTGCTTGTGTTGGCCACTGTGTTGGTCTGGAGCTTGTTCTTCTGCTGCTGGGGAAGCCAAAGCTCCACCTCTTCTTTGGAAAGATACCTCTCAG CTTTGGAGAAACACTCTAAGGCAAAACACCAGAGTCAG CGGAAGAAGAAGCCAAAGGACAAGTGTGTATCTGCAGCTCTGCTAAATGAGGGGATCGTCGGGGTGATCAAACTGGCAACCCCTCTGTCCCAAGAGAAGCAGAGGAAGAAGGAGAAGGAAAGACAGGGGAAGAAGACAGAGGAAGAAGATGTAAAGAAGGAAGAGGGAAAGGATGAGAAGAATGAGGAAGGGAAAAAAGAGAAGTCTTCTACAACGGTGAGAAAGAGGAGGAATAAGAGTCACCTGAAAGTCACCATTGCACCTGGTACCATGACTGCAGCATCTGCTGAGCAGGTGAGATCAGAGGGTCTAAAGGTGGAGTAA